The genomic region CGGCATGACTGCCCCCGATACCGAAACCGACGCGCTCGGCCGAATCTGCGCCGAAACCCGCGCGGAAGTGGCGCGCCGCAAGGCGCTGACCAACCTGGAGACGATGCGCGGCCGCGCCACCGCCGTGCGCCCGCCGCGCGGCTTCGGCAGCGCTCTGATGCAGACCGCCGCCGCCGGCCGCTACAGCCTGATCGCCGAGATCAAGAAGGCCTCCCCCTCCGGCGGCCTGATCCGCCCGGAATTCGACCCGCCGGAGCTCGCGCGGGCCTACCAGGAAGGCGGGGCCACCTGCCTCTCGGTGCTGACCGATGGCCCGTTCTTCCAGGGCAGCAAGGACGACCTGATCGCCGCCCGCGCCGCGGTGCGGCTGCCGGTGCTGCGCAAGGACTTCATCCTCGACCCCTGGCAGGTCTACGAGAGCCGGGCCATCGGCGCCGACTGCATCCTGCTGATCCTGGCGGCACTGACCGACGAGCAGGCGGTGGAACTGGAAGGCATCGCCCGCGACCTCGACATGGACGTGCTGGCCGAGGTGCATGACCGCCGCGAGCTGGACCGCGCGCTCGGGCTGCAGACCAAGCTGATCGGCATCAACAACCGCAACCTCAAGACCCTCAAGACCGACCTCGAGACCACGATCGAGCTGGTGCCGCACGTGCCACCCGACCGCTTCGTGATCGCCGAGAGCGGCCTGCGCGAGCATGACGACCTGCGGCGCCTGTGCGACATGGGAGTGGGAGGATTCCTGGTGGGCGAGCACCTGATGCGCCAGGACGACCTCACCGCCGCCACCCGCAAGCTGCTGGGGCTGACGGCGTGAGCGAGCAGTTCACCCATTTCGACGAGGCCGGCCGCGCCATCATGGTGGACGTGGGCGGCAAGGCGGAAACCGAACGCGAGGCCACCGCGCGGGTGCGCGTGGTGATGCGCCCGGAGACGCTGGCCATGATCCGCGGTGGCACTGCCAGCAAGGGCGATGTGCTCGGCACGGCACGGCTCGCCGGCATCATGGGGGCCAAACGCACCGCCGACCTGATCCCGCTCTGCCATCCCCTGCCGATCACCTCGGTGCGGGTCGAGCTGACCCCGGAGGGCGAGGACAGCGTGGAGATCTCGGCGACGGTGAAGACCACCGGCCGCACCGGCGTCGAGATGGAGGCGCTGACCGCGGCGAGCGTGACGGCACTGACCGTCTATGACATGTGCAAGGCGGTCGATCGCGGCATGCGCATCGAAGGCCTGCGCGTGGTCGCCAAGTCCGGCGGCAAATCGGGTACGTTCCGACAGGACTGATCCGCATGACGATGCTCTCGGTCGCCGAGGCCCGCGCCCGCATCCTGGCGCCGCTGCGCGCCACCCCCGCCGAGGTGGTGCCGCTCGCCGAAGGCTGGCAGCGCGTCACCGCCGCCCCCGTCCTCGCCCGCCTGACGCAGCCGCCGCGCGCGCTCTCGGCCATGGACGGCTATGCGCTGCGGGCCGCCGACGGAACCCAGGGCACGACGCTGCGGGTGGTCGGCCGTGCCCCCGCCGGCCATCCCTGGGACGGGCGGGTCGGGCCCGGCGAGGCGGTGCGGCTGTTCACCGGCAGCGTGATCCCCGAAGGCGCCGACGCCATCCTGCTGCAGGAAGACGCCACCGCCGAGGGCGACACCGTCACGCTGCGCGAGGCGGTGCAGGCGGGACGCTGGATCCGCCAGGCCGGGCAGGATTTCGCCACGGACCAGGTGCTGGTGCCGGCCGGCCGGCGGCTCGGCGCGCGCGACATCGGCCTGCTTGCTGCCGGGAACCATCCCTGGCTGCAGGTGCATCGCCGCCCGCGCGTGGCCATCCTGGCGACCGGCGACGAGATCGCGCTGCCCGGCGACCCGATCCCGCCCGGCGGCATCGTTTCTTCCAACGCCCATGCCCTCGCCGCCCTGGTGCGCGCCGCCGGGGGCGAGCCGGTGGTGTTGCCGATCGCCCCGGACGACCGGGCGACGCTGGCGGCGGCGGCGGATGCGGCACGGGGGATGGACCTGCTGGTCACCAGCGGCGGCGCCAGTGTCGGCGACCATGACCTGGTGCGCTCCGCCCTGGGCGAACGCGGGCTCGAGATCGATTTCTGGACGGTGGCGATCCGTCCGGGCAAGCCGCTGATCCATGGCCGGCTGGGCGAGGTGCCGATGATCGGCCTGCCCGGCAACCCCGTCTCCGCCATGGTCTGCGGCATCGTGTTCCTGCTGCCCGCGGTGCAGCGCCTGGCCGGGCTGGAGGGCGCGCCCCTGCCGGTCACCCAGGCGGTGCTGGGCGCGGCGCTGCCGGCCAATGACCGGCGCTTCGACCACCTGCGCGCCACCCTGGCGACGGAGCCCGACGGCACGCTGGTCGTGACCGCCTTCCCGGCCCAGGATTCGTCGATGCTGCGCCTGCTGGCCCAGGCCGATGCCCTGATCCTGCGCGAACCGCAGGCCCCCGCTTTGCCCGCCGGGGCCACCGTCCAGGTGATCCGCCTCGACACGCTGGGCCTGTGAGACGCCGGGTTTGTGAGCGAGGCGCGACGATCGGAAAGCTCGTCATGAAAAGGTTGCGATCTCGGGCTTGACGGAACGAGGGGAACTTATCTAGAACATCGCCCCAGTTGCTGATTTGTTCCACTCCCCGACCGGTGGAACAGACGCCAGGGGAGTTCCGTCATGTTGACTCGCAAGCAGCACGAACTGCTGATCTTCATCGATCGCCACCTCAAGACGACCGGCTTTTCACCTAGCTTCGAGGAAATGAAGGAAGCGTTGCAGCTCAAGTCGAAATCCGGCATCCACCGGCTGATTTCGGCGCTTGAGGAGCGTGGCTTCCTGCGCCGCCGCCACCACCGGGCCCGGGCCCTGGAGGTGGTGCGCCTGCCGGAAGCGCTGACGCCGCGGACGATGGTGTCGCTGGAAGCGCCGCGCACCGATCCCGGATTCGCCCCGAACGTCATCCGCGGCGACTTCACCCAGCGCCTTGTTGGCGTGCGGGCGGCCAGCGAGGCGGGCGCGGTGGCCCTGCCGGTGCTCGGCCGCATCGCCGCGGGCTCGCCCATCGAGGCCCTGCGCGACGACGGCCCGCAGATCGAGGTGCCGATGGCGCTGCTCGGCAGCGGCGAACATTTCGCCCTCGACGTGTCGGGGGATTCGATGGTCGAGGCCGGCATCCTCGATGGCGACACCGTCATCATCCGCCGCGGCGACATCGCCGAGACCGGGCAGATCGTGGTGGCGCTGATCGACGACCAGGAAGTGACGCTCAAGCGACTGCGCCGGCGCGGCAACTCGATCGCGCTCGAGCCGGCGAATGCCGCCTACGAGACGCGGATCTTCCCGTCCGACCGGGTGAAGCTGCAGGGGCGCCTGGTGGCGCTGTTCCGGCGCTACTGACCGGCACGGCCGGGCCACCGTCACCGCGCCGGTGGCCAAAAACCCGGCCGTGGCAACACTTTACCACCCTGGTC from Rhodovastum atsumiense harbors:
- the trpC gene encoding indole-3-glycerol phosphate synthase TrpC, which encodes MTAPDTETDALGRICAETRAEVARRKALTNLETMRGRATAVRPPRGFGSALMQTAAAGRYSLIAEIKKASPSGGLIRPEFDPPELARAYQEGGATCLSVLTDGPFFQGSKDDLIAARAAVRLPVLRKDFILDPWQVYESRAIGADCILLILAALTDEQAVELEGIARDLDMDVLAEVHDRRELDRALGLQTKLIGINNRNLKTLKTDLETTIELVPHVPPDRFVIAESGLREHDDLRRLCDMGVGGFLVGEHLMRQDDLTAATRKLLGLTA
- the moaC gene encoding cyclic pyranopterin monophosphate synthase MoaC; translation: MSEQFTHFDEAGRAIMVDVGGKAETEREATARVRVVMRPETLAMIRGGTASKGDVLGTARLAGIMGAKRTADLIPLCHPLPITSVRVELTPEGEDSVEISATVKTTGRTGVEMEALTAASVTALTVYDMCKAVDRGMRIEGLRVVAKSGGKSGTFRQD
- a CDS encoding molybdopterin molybdotransferase MoeA is translated as MLSVAEARARILAPLRATPAEVVPLAEGWQRVTAAPVLARLTQPPRALSAMDGYALRAADGTQGTTLRVVGRAPAGHPWDGRVGPGEAVRLFTGSVIPEGADAILLQEDATAEGDTVTLREAVQAGRWIRQAGQDFATDQVLVPAGRRLGARDIGLLAAGNHPWLQVHRRPRVAILATGDEIALPGDPIPPGGIVSSNAHALAALVRAAGGEPVVLPIAPDDRATLAAAADAARGMDLLVTSGGASVGDHDLVRSALGERGLEIDFWTVAIRPGKPLIHGRLGEVPMIGLPGNPVSAMVCGIVFLLPAVQRLAGLEGAPLPVTQAVLGAALPANDRRFDHLRATLATEPDGTLVVTAFPAQDSSMLRLLAQADALILREPQAPALPAGATVQVIRLDTLGL
- the lexA gene encoding transcriptional repressor LexA, whose product is MLTRKQHELLIFIDRHLKTTGFSPSFEEMKEALQLKSKSGIHRLISALEERGFLRRRHHRARALEVVRLPEALTPRTMVSLEAPRTDPGFAPNVIRGDFTQRLVGVRAASEAGAVALPVLGRIAAGSPIEALRDDGPQIEVPMALLGSGEHFALDVSGDSMVEAGILDGDTVIIRRGDIAETGQIVVALIDDQEVTLKRLRRRGNSIALEPANAAYETRIFPSDRVKLQGRLVALFRRY